From one Amphiura filiformis chromosome 13, Afil_fr2py, whole genome shotgun sequence genomic stretch:
- the LOC140167437 gene encoding allatostatin-A receptor-like, with the protein MSTYDTGIETTDMATAMQYRKIWRAIAVRTPLDIGSVMTTFLHTNTNYLIANLAITDFLVCTFATLEVITHRLTFNNWTLNSFGKLILCKLDYVGLLRWISTTSSALALVLVSGERFIGIVYPLHYHYIVTPKRLRICIVCQWITAIASEIKLVFVLYYDEDIGQCLYNENILNVPAQIALFGLQFCISYAIPVLILIFIYTRMLASLKGTGMLSEIASDQRAKTFRQARKNIFSNLLIITILFIAFLTPLQVVSLLFDYFPEYFGVVSYEEFGIELQKLYLISLFVLPLFNSVINPIVYSLRYKQFKKAINVSVFCICRGSWS; encoded by the exons ATGTCGACATATGACACCGGAATTGAAACAACTGACATGGCAACAGCAATGCAATACAGGAAGATATGGAGGGCCATCGCAGTTCGAACACCACTCGACATAGGCAG CGTTATG ACAACATTTCTTCATACGAATACAAATTACCTTATTGCAAATCTTGCCATCACGGATTTTCTCGTATGTACATTCGCAACTTTGGAAGTAATCACTCACAGACTAACTTTCAACAACTGGACACTTAATTCCTTTGGGAAGTTAATTCTGTGCAAGCTTGATTACGTTGGACTGCTCCGCTGGATCTCGACAACTTCATCTGCTCTCGCTCTTGTTTTAGTGTCTGGTGAACGATTCATTGGTATTGTTTATCCATTACATTATCATTATATTGTTACTCCTAAACGACTAAGAATCTGTATTGTTTGCCAATGGATAACAGCAATAGCTTCTGAAATAAAATTAGTTTTTGTACTTTATTATGATGAGGACATTGGACAATGTCTATACAACGAAAATATATTGAATGTACCAGCGCAAATAGCACTCTTTGGATTACAGTTCTGTATAAGCTATGCAATTCCAGTTCTGATACTGATCTTTATCTACACCAGAATGTTGGCAAGTTTAAAAGGAACTGGCATGTTATCTGAGATAGCGAGTGATCAGAGAGCAAAAACGTTTCGACAAGCGCGCAAGAATATTTTCAGCAATCTTCTCATAATCACCATTTTATTCATCGCGTTTTTGACACCACTGCAAGTAGTGTCGCTTTTGTTTGACTATTTTCCTGAATATTTTGGTGTAGTATCGTATGAAGAATTTGGAATAGAACTTCAGAAACTATACTTAATTTCACTATTTGTTTTACCTTTATTTAATTCAGTAATAAACCCAATCGTATATTCACTCAGATACAAACAATTCAAAAAGGCAATAAATGTATCTGTATTTTGTATATGTCGTGGATCTTGGTCTTAG